From Pantoea sp. Ep11b, the proteins below share one genomic window:
- the rseP gene encoding sigma E protease regulator RseP, whose amino-acid sequence MLSILWSFVAFIVALGVLITVHEFGHFWVARRCGVKVERFSIGFGKALWQRRDRHGTDYVIALIPLGGYVKMLDERVESVPAELRHQAFNNKAVWQRASIIAAGPVANFIFAIFAYWVVFIHGVPGVRPVIGEILNGSVAAEAQITPGMELKAVDGIETPDWDAVRMALVGKIGDSTTTLTVARFGEEATQRKQLDLRNWQFEPDKQDPVAALGIQPRGPQIETTLAEVQANSPASEAGLQAGDRIVKVDGQPLSQWQSFVTQVRDNPGKSMALEVDRGGDSIALTMTPEAKAGSKAGFAGVIPRIIPLPEEYKTVRQYGAFAAIGEASVKTWQLMKLTVSMLGKLITGDVKLNNLSGPISIAQGAGLSAEYGLIYYLMFLALISVNLGIINLFPLPVLDGGHLLFLAIEKIKGGPVSERVQDFSYRIGSILLVLLMGLALFNDFSRL is encoded by the coding sequence ATGTTGAGCATACTCTGGAGTTTTGTCGCCTTTATCGTTGCGCTGGGCGTACTGATTACGGTTCATGAGTTTGGCCACTTCTGGGTCGCTCGTCGCTGTGGCGTGAAAGTTGAACGTTTTTCTATCGGCTTCGGCAAGGCGCTCTGGCAGCGCCGTGACCGTCACGGCACCGACTATGTCATCGCGCTGATTCCACTTGGCGGCTATGTCAAAATGCTCGACGAACGCGTCGAAAGCGTGCCGGCCGAGCTGCGTCATCAGGCTTTTAACAACAAAGCCGTCTGGCAACGCGCCTCCATCATTGCGGCAGGTCCTGTCGCTAACTTCATCTTCGCCATCTTCGCCTACTGGGTTGTGTTTATTCACGGCGTCCCTGGCGTGCGCCCGGTAATCGGTGAAATTTTAAACGGTTCGGTGGCGGCGGAAGCTCAAATTACACCCGGCATGGAACTTAAGGCGGTTGACGGTATCGAAACGCCTGACTGGGATGCTGTGCGTATGGCGCTGGTTGGTAAAATCGGCGACAGCACTACCACGCTGACCGTGGCCCGATTTGGCGAAGAGGCGACGCAGCGGAAGCAGCTGGATTTGCGTAACTGGCAGTTTGAGCCGGATAAGCAGGATCCGGTTGCTGCGCTGGGGATTCAGCCGCGCGGTCCGCAGATTGAGACCACGCTGGCAGAAGTCCAGGCCAACTCGCCAGCCAGTGAAGCCGGTTTGCAAGCGGGCGACAGGATCGTTAAAGTCGATGGTCAGCCATTATCGCAGTGGCAGTCCTTTGTCACCCAGGTCCGGGATAATCCGGGCAAAAGCATGGCGCTTGAGGTGGATCGCGGTGGTGACTCCATTGCGCTGACGATGACGCCGGAAGCGAAGGCGGGCAGTAAAGCGGGATTTGCCGGTGTCATTCCGCGCATTATTCCGCTGCCTGAAGAGTACAAAACGGTAAGACAGTATGGTGCGTTTGCCGCTATCGGTGAGGCCAGTGTAAAAACCTGGCAGCTGATGAAGCTCACGGTGTCCATGCTGGGCAAATTAATAACCGGTGATGTGAAGCTGAACAACCTGAGCGGGCCGATTTCGATTGCGCAGGGTGCAGGGTTGTCAGCAGAGTACGGGTTGATTTACTACCTGATGTTCCTGGCGCTGATTAGCGTCAACCTGGGCATCATCAATCTGTTCCCTCTGCCGGTTTTAGATGGTGGGCATCTGCTCTTCCTGGCGATCGAAAAGATCAAAGGCGGACCGGTGTCCGAGCGAGTTCAGGACTTTAGTTATCGCATCGGCTCAATTCTGCTGGTGCTGTTAATGGGGCTTGCACTTTTCAATGATTTCTCACGTTTGTAA